In a genomic window of Periophthalmus magnuspinnatus isolate fPerMag1 chromosome 3, fPerMag1.2.pri, whole genome shotgun sequence:
- the dync1li2 gene encoding cytoplasmic dynein 1 light intermediate chain 2 isoform X1 has protein sequence MAPVLEKQLPVSAGTGDNNNEDEEGQNLWSSILSEVSTRSSSKLPSGKNILIFGEDGSGKTTLMAKLQGAEHNKKGRGLEYLYLSVHDEDRDDLTRCNVWILDGDLYHKGLLKFAVSAQTLPDCLAIFVADMSRPWTIMDSLKKWASVLRDHIDKLKVQPEDMREMEQKMVKSFQEYTEPEEASPSSPQRRAPAGPEDEAVVLPLGDNVLTHNLGIPVLIVCTKSDAVGVLEKEHDYRDEHFDFIQSHIRQFCLQYGAGLIYTSVKEEKNLDLLYKYIVHKLYDFQFTTPALVVEKDAVFIPSGWDNEKKIGILHENLSTVRPEDPFEDFITKPPVRKLVHDKEICAEDEQVFLMKQQSLLAKQPATPTRGATESPARTASGSPRPAGRGQTGVSAASMAAVKKPDPNMKAGAANEGVLANFFNSLLSKKTGAPGSPGTPVGAGVQGSAKKTGQKPGLTDVQAELDRMTRKQDSMVSSNNVPPPESEA, from the exons ATGGCTCCCGTCCTGGAGAAACAGCTCCCGGTCTCCGCTGGGACAGGCGACAACAACAATGAAGACGAAGAGGGTCAAAACCTCTG GTCCTCTATACTAAGTGAAGTTTCTACAAGATCGAGTTCAAAATTACCATCAGGGAAAAATATTCTGATCTTTG GTGAGGATGGATCAGGAAAAACAACACTTATGGCCAAACTTCAAGGAGCAGAGCACAACAAAAAGGGGAGGGGGCTGGAGTATCTATACTTAAGTGTTCACGATGAAGACAGAGATG ATCTCACACGGTGCAATGTTTGGATTTTGGATGGAGACCTTTACCACAAGGGTCTGCTTAAGTTCGCGGTTTCAGCTCAGACCTTACCTGACTGTTTAGCTATATTCGTCGCGGATATGTcacgcccatggaccattatggatTCGCTGAAGAAGTGGGCGAGCGTGCTTCGCGACCACATAGACAAGCTCAAGGTTCAACCAGAGGATATGAGAGAAATGGAACAGAAAA TGGTAAAATCGTTTCAAGAGTACACAGAACCAGAGGAGGCCAGCCCGTCCTCCCCACAGAGGAGGGCTCCAGCTGGGCCGGAGGATGAAGCGGTGGTGCTGCCGCTTGGAGACAACGTACTCACACACAACCTGGGCATTCCAGTGCTAATAGTTTGCACAAAG AGTGATGCTGTCGGTGTATTGGAAAAGGAGCATGACTACAGAGATGAGCACTTTGATTTCATCCAGTCTCACATCAGACAGTTTTGTCTACAGT ATGGAGCTGGTTTGATCTACACTTCAGTCAAAGAGGAAAAGAATCTGGATTTGCTTTACAAATATATCGTTCATAAATTGTATGACTTCCAGTTCACCACACCTGCCTTAGTGGTGGAGAAAGATGCAGTGTTCAT TCCCTCTGGTTGGGACAATGAGAAGAAAATTGGAATTTTGCACGAAAACTTGTCAACAGTTAGACCAGAAGATCCTTTTGAAGATTTTATTACAAAGCCACCAGTGCGAAAG CTGGTGCATGACAAAGAAATCTGTGCAGAGGATGAGCAGGTTTTCCTCATGAAGCAGCAG TCGTTACTAGCAAAGCAGCCTGCCACACCGACAAGAGGAGCCACA GAGTCTCCAGCCCGGACAGCCTCAGGTTCACCCAGACCTGCGGGACGAGGCCAGACTGGTGTCAGTGCTGCGTCTATGGCTGCCGTCAAGAAGCCTGATCCAAACATGAAAG CAGGTGCTGCCAATGAGGGAGTGCTGGCTAACTTCTTCAACAGTCTGCTGAGTAAAAAGACTGGGGCTCCTGGGAGCCCAGGGACTCCGGTCGGAGCTGGAGTACAAGGCTCTGCCAAGAAAACAG GGCAGAAGCCGGGTTTGACTGACGTCCAGGCAGAGTTGGACAGGATGACACGAAAGCAGGACTCCATGGTTTCATCGAACAACGTACCGCCGCCGGAGAGTGAAGCGTGA
- the dync1li2 gene encoding cytoplasmic dynein 1 light intermediate chain 2 isoform X5, which translates to MAPVLEKQLPVSAGTGDNNNEDEEGQNLWSSILSEVSTRSSSKLPSGKNILIFGEDGSGKTTLMAKLQGAEHNKKGRGLEYLYLSVHDEDRDDLTRCNVWILDGDLYHKGLLKFAVSAQTLPDCLAIFVADMSRPWTIMDSLKKWASVLRDHIDKLKVQPEDMREMEQKMVKSFQEYTEPEEASPSSPQRRAPAGPEDEAVVLPLGDNVLTHNLGIPVLIVCTKSDAVGVLEKEHDYRDEHFDFIQSHIRQFCLQYGAGLIYTSVKEEKNLDLLYKYIVHKLYDFQFTTPALVVEKDAVFIPSGWDNEKKIGILHENLSTVRPEDPFEDFITKPPVRKLVHDKEICAEDEQVFLMKQQSLLAKQPATPTRGATESPARTASGSPRPAGRGQTGVSAASMAAVKKPDPNMKAGAANEGVLANFFNSLLSKKTGAPGSPGTPVGAGVQGSAKKTEAGFD; encoded by the exons ATGGCTCCCGTCCTGGAGAAACAGCTCCCGGTCTCCGCTGGGACAGGCGACAACAACAATGAAGACGAAGAGGGTCAAAACCTCTG GTCCTCTATACTAAGTGAAGTTTCTACAAGATCGAGTTCAAAATTACCATCAGGGAAAAATATTCTGATCTTTG GTGAGGATGGATCAGGAAAAACAACACTTATGGCCAAACTTCAAGGAGCAGAGCACAACAAAAAGGGGAGGGGGCTGGAGTATCTATACTTAAGTGTTCACGATGAAGACAGAGATG ATCTCACACGGTGCAATGTTTGGATTTTGGATGGAGACCTTTACCACAAGGGTCTGCTTAAGTTCGCGGTTTCAGCTCAGACCTTACCTGACTGTTTAGCTATATTCGTCGCGGATATGTcacgcccatggaccattatggatTCGCTGAAGAAGTGGGCGAGCGTGCTTCGCGACCACATAGACAAGCTCAAGGTTCAACCAGAGGATATGAGAGAAATGGAACAGAAAA TGGTAAAATCGTTTCAAGAGTACACAGAACCAGAGGAGGCCAGCCCGTCCTCCCCACAGAGGAGGGCTCCAGCTGGGCCGGAGGATGAAGCGGTGGTGCTGCCGCTTGGAGACAACGTACTCACACACAACCTGGGCATTCCAGTGCTAATAGTTTGCACAAAG AGTGATGCTGTCGGTGTATTGGAAAAGGAGCATGACTACAGAGATGAGCACTTTGATTTCATCCAGTCTCACATCAGACAGTTTTGTCTACAGT ATGGAGCTGGTTTGATCTACACTTCAGTCAAAGAGGAAAAGAATCTGGATTTGCTTTACAAATATATCGTTCATAAATTGTATGACTTCCAGTTCACCACACCTGCCTTAGTGGTGGAGAAAGATGCAGTGTTCAT TCCCTCTGGTTGGGACAATGAGAAGAAAATTGGAATTTTGCACGAAAACTTGTCAACAGTTAGACCAGAAGATCCTTTTGAAGATTTTATTACAAAGCCACCAGTGCGAAAG CTGGTGCATGACAAAGAAATCTGTGCAGAGGATGAGCAGGTTTTCCTCATGAAGCAGCAG TCGTTACTAGCAAAGCAGCCTGCCACACCGACAAGAGGAGCCACA GAGTCTCCAGCCCGGACAGCCTCAGGTTCACCCAGACCTGCGGGACGAGGCCAGACTGGTGTCAGTGCTGCGTCTATGGCTGCCGTCAAGAAGCCTGATCCAAACATGAAAG CAGGTGCTGCCAATGAGGGAGTGCTGGCTAACTTCTTCAACAGTCTGCTGAGTAAAAAGACTGGGGCTCCTGGGAGCCCAGGGACTCCGGTCGGAGCTGGAGTACAAGGCTCTGCCAAGAAAACAG AAGCCGGGTTTGACTGA
- the dync1li2 gene encoding cytoplasmic dynein 1 light intermediate chain 2 isoform X2: MAPVLEKQLPVSAGTGDNNNEDEEGQNLWSSILSEVSTRSSSKLPSGKNILIFGEDGSGKTTLMAKLQGAEHNKKGRGLEYLYLSVHDEDRDDLTRCNVWILDGDLYHKGLLKFAVSAQTLPDCLAIFVADMSRPWTIMDSLKKWASVLRDHIDKLKVQPEDMREMEQKMVKSFQEYTEPEEASPSSPQRRAPAGPEDEAVVLPLGDNVLTHNLGIPVLIVCTKSDAVGVLEKEHDYRDEHFDFIQSHIRQFCLQYGAGLIYTSVKEEKNLDLLYKYIVHKLYDFQFTTPALVVEKDAVFIPSGWDNEKKIGILHENLSTVRPEDPFEDFITKPPVRKLVHDKEICAEDEQVFLMKQQSLLAKQPATPTRGATSPARTASGSPRPAGRGQTGVSAASMAAVKKPDPNMKAGAANEGVLANFFNSLLSKKTGAPGSPGTPVGAGVQGSAKKTGQKPGLTDVQAELDRMTRKQDSMVSSNNVPPPESEA, from the exons ATGGCTCCCGTCCTGGAGAAACAGCTCCCGGTCTCCGCTGGGACAGGCGACAACAACAATGAAGACGAAGAGGGTCAAAACCTCTG GTCCTCTATACTAAGTGAAGTTTCTACAAGATCGAGTTCAAAATTACCATCAGGGAAAAATATTCTGATCTTTG GTGAGGATGGATCAGGAAAAACAACACTTATGGCCAAACTTCAAGGAGCAGAGCACAACAAAAAGGGGAGGGGGCTGGAGTATCTATACTTAAGTGTTCACGATGAAGACAGAGATG ATCTCACACGGTGCAATGTTTGGATTTTGGATGGAGACCTTTACCACAAGGGTCTGCTTAAGTTCGCGGTTTCAGCTCAGACCTTACCTGACTGTTTAGCTATATTCGTCGCGGATATGTcacgcccatggaccattatggatTCGCTGAAGAAGTGGGCGAGCGTGCTTCGCGACCACATAGACAAGCTCAAGGTTCAACCAGAGGATATGAGAGAAATGGAACAGAAAA TGGTAAAATCGTTTCAAGAGTACACAGAACCAGAGGAGGCCAGCCCGTCCTCCCCACAGAGGAGGGCTCCAGCTGGGCCGGAGGATGAAGCGGTGGTGCTGCCGCTTGGAGACAACGTACTCACACACAACCTGGGCATTCCAGTGCTAATAGTTTGCACAAAG AGTGATGCTGTCGGTGTATTGGAAAAGGAGCATGACTACAGAGATGAGCACTTTGATTTCATCCAGTCTCACATCAGACAGTTTTGTCTACAGT ATGGAGCTGGTTTGATCTACACTTCAGTCAAAGAGGAAAAGAATCTGGATTTGCTTTACAAATATATCGTTCATAAATTGTATGACTTCCAGTTCACCACACCTGCCTTAGTGGTGGAGAAAGATGCAGTGTTCAT TCCCTCTGGTTGGGACAATGAGAAGAAAATTGGAATTTTGCACGAAAACTTGTCAACAGTTAGACCAGAAGATCCTTTTGAAGATTTTATTACAAAGCCACCAGTGCGAAAG CTGGTGCATGACAAAGAAATCTGTGCAGAGGATGAGCAGGTTTTCCTCATGAAGCAGCAG TCGTTACTAGCAAAGCAGCCTGCCACACCGACAAGAGGAGCCACA TCTCCAGCCCGGACAGCCTCAGGTTCACCCAGACCTGCGGGACGAGGCCAGACTGGTGTCAGTGCTGCGTCTATGGCTGCCGTCAAGAAGCCTGATCCAAACATGAAAG CAGGTGCTGCCAATGAGGGAGTGCTGGCTAACTTCTTCAACAGTCTGCTGAGTAAAAAGACTGGGGCTCCTGGGAGCCCAGGGACTCCGGTCGGAGCTGGAGTACAAGGCTCTGCCAAGAAAACAG GGCAGAAGCCGGGTTTGACTGACGTCCAGGCAGAGTTGGACAGGATGACACGAAAGCAGGACTCCATGGTTTCATCGAACAACGTACCGCCGCCGGAGAGTGAAGCGTGA
- the dync1li2 gene encoding cytoplasmic dynein 1 light intermediate chain 2 isoform X4 — protein MAPVLEKQLPVSAGTGDNNNEDEEGQNLWSSILSEVSTRSSSKLPSGKNILIFGEDGSGKTTLMAKLQGAEHNKKGRGLEYLYLSVHDEDRDDLTRCNVWILDGDLYHKGLLKFAVSAQTLPDCLAIFVADMSRPWTIMDSLKKWASVLRDHIDKLKVQPEDMREMEQKMVKSFQEYTEPEEASPSSPQRRAPAGPEDEAVVLPLGDNVLTHNLGIPVLIVCTKSDAVGVLEKEHDYRDEHFDFIQSHIRQFCLQYGAGLIYTSVKEEKNLDLLYKYIVHKLYDFQFTTPALVVEKDAVFIPSGWDNEKKIGILHENLSTVRPEDPFEDFITKPPVRKLVHDKEICAEDEQVFLMKQQSLLAKQPATPTRGATSPARTASGSPRPAGRGQTGVSAASMAAVKKPDPNMKGAANEGVLANFFNSLLSKKTGAPGSPGTPVGAGVQGSAKKTGQKPGLTDVQAELDRMTRKQDSMVSSNNVPPPESEA, from the exons ATGGCTCCCGTCCTGGAGAAACAGCTCCCGGTCTCCGCTGGGACAGGCGACAACAACAATGAAGACGAAGAGGGTCAAAACCTCTG GTCCTCTATACTAAGTGAAGTTTCTACAAGATCGAGTTCAAAATTACCATCAGGGAAAAATATTCTGATCTTTG GTGAGGATGGATCAGGAAAAACAACACTTATGGCCAAACTTCAAGGAGCAGAGCACAACAAAAAGGGGAGGGGGCTGGAGTATCTATACTTAAGTGTTCACGATGAAGACAGAGATG ATCTCACACGGTGCAATGTTTGGATTTTGGATGGAGACCTTTACCACAAGGGTCTGCTTAAGTTCGCGGTTTCAGCTCAGACCTTACCTGACTGTTTAGCTATATTCGTCGCGGATATGTcacgcccatggaccattatggatTCGCTGAAGAAGTGGGCGAGCGTGCTTCGCGACCACATAGACAAGCTCAAGGTTCAACCAGAGGATATGAGAGAAATGGAACAGAAAA TGGTAAAATCGTTTCAAGAGTACACAGAACCAGAGGAGGCCAGCCCGTCCTCCCCACAGAGGAGGGCTCCAGCTGGGCCGGAGGATGAAGCGGTGGTGCTGCCGCTTGGAGACAACGTACTCACACACAACCTGGGCATTCCAGTGCTAATAGTTTGCACAAAG AGTGATGCTGTCGGTGTATTGGAAAAGGAGCATGACTACAGAGATGAGCACTTTGATTTCATCCAGTCTCACATCAGACAGTTTTGTCTACAGT ATGGAGCTGGTTTGATCTACACTTCAGTCAAAGAGGAAAAGAATCTGGATTTGCTTTACAAATATATCGTTCATAAATTGTATGACTTCCAGTTCACCACACCTGCCTTAGTGGTGGAGAAAGATGCAGTGTTCAT TCCCTCTGGTTGGGACAATGAGAAGAAAATTGGAATTTTGCACGAAAACTTGTCAACAGTTAGACCAGAAGATCCTTTTGAAGATTTTATTACAAAGCCACCAGTGCGAAAG CTGGTGCATGACAAAGAAATCTGTGCAGAGGATGAGCAGGTTTTCCTCATGAAGCAGCAG TCGTTACTAGCAAAGCAGCCTGCCACACCGACAAGAGGAGCCACA TCTCCAGCCCGGACAGCCTCAGGTTCACCCAGACCTGCGGGACGAGGCCAGACTGGTGTCAGTGCTGCGTCTATGGCTGCCGTCAAGAAGCCTGATCCAAACATGAAAG GTGCTGCCAATGAGGGAGTGCTGGCTAACTTCTTCAACAGTCTGCTGAGTAAAAAGACTGGGGCTCCTGGGAGCCCAGGGACTCCGGTCGGAGCTGGAGTACAAGGCTCTGCCAAGAAAACAG GGCAGAAGCCGGGTTTGACTGACGTCCAGGCAGAGTTGGACAGGATGACACGAAAGCAGGACTCCATGGTTTCATCGAACAACGTACCGCCGCCGGAGAGTGAAGCGTGA
- the dync1li2 gene encoding cytoplasmic dynein 1 light intermediate chain 2 isoform X3: protein MAPVLEKQLPVSAGTGDNNNEDEEGQNLWSSILSEVSTRSSSKLPSGKNILIFGEDGSGKTTLMAKLQGAEHNKKGRGLEYLYLSVHDEDRDDLTRCNVWILDGDLYHKGLLKFAVSAQTLPDCLAIFVADMSRPWTIMDSLKKWASVLRDHIDKLKVQPEDMREMEQKMVKSFQEYTEPEEASPSSPQRRAPAGPEDEAVVLPLGDNVLTHNLGIPVLIVCTKSDAVGVLEKEHDYRDEHFDFIQSHIRQFCLQYGAGLIYTSVKEEKNLDLLYKYIVHKLYDFQFTTPALVVEKDAVFIPSGWDNEKKIGILHENLSTVRPEDPFEDFITKPPVRKLVHDKEICAEDEQVFLMKQQSLLAKQPATPTRGATESPARTASGSPRPAGRGQTGVSAASMAAVKKPDPNMKGAANEGVLANFFNSLLSKKTGAPGSPGTPVGAGVQGSAKKTGQKPGLTDVQAELDRMTRKQDSMVSSNNVPPPESEA, encoded by the exons ATGGCTCCCGTCCTGGAGAAACAGCTCCCGGTCTCCGCTGGGACAGGCGACAACAACAATGAAGACGAAGAGGGTCAAAACCTCTG GTCCTCTATACTAAGTGAAGTTTCTACAAGATCGAGTTCAAAATTACCATCAGGGAAAAATATTCTGATCTTTG GTGAGGATGGATCAGGAAAAACAACACTTATGGCCAAACTTCAAGGAGCAGAGCACAACAAAAAGGGGAGGGGGCTGGAGTATCTATACTTAAGTGTTCACGATGAAGACAGAGATG ATCTCACACGGTGCAATGTTTGGATTTTGGATGGAGACCTTTACCACAAGGGTCTGCTTAAGTTCGCGGTTTCAGCTCAGACCTTACCTGACTGTTTAGCTATATTCGTCGCGGATATGTcacgcccatggaccattatggatTCGCTGAAGAAGTGGGCGAGCGTGCTTCGCGACCACATAGACAAGCTCAAGGTTCAACCAGAGGATATGAGAGAAATGGAACAGAAAA TGGTAAAATCGTTTCAAGAGTACACAGAACCAGAGGAGGCCAGCCCGTCCTCCCCACAGAGGAGGGCTCCAGCTGGGCCGGAGGATGAAGCGGTGGTGCTGCCGCTTGGAGACAACGTACTCACACACAACCTGGGCATTCCAGTGCTAATAGTTTGCACAAAG AGTGATGCTGTCGGTGTATTGGAAAAGGAGCATGACTACAGAGATGAGCACTTTGATTTCATCCAGTCTCACATCAGACAGTTTTGTCTACAGT ATGGAGCTGGTTTGATCTACACTTCAGTCAAAGAGGAAAAGAATCTGGATTTGCTTTACAAATATATCGTTCATAAATTGTATGACTTCCAGTTCACCACACCTGCCTTAGTGGTGGAGAAAGATGCAGTGTTCAT TCCCTCTGGTTGGGACAATGAGAAGAAAATTGGAATTTTGCACGAAAACTTGTCAACAGTTAGACCAGAAGATCCTTTTGAAGATTTTATTACAAAGCCACCAGTGCGAAAG CTGGTGCATGACAAAGAAATCTGTGCAGAGGATGAGCAGGTTTTCCTCATGAAGCAGCAG TCGTTACTAGCAAAGCAGCCTGCCACACCGACAAGAGGAGCCACA GAGTCTCCAGCCCGGACAGCCTCAGGTTCACCCAGACCTGCGGGACGAGGCCAGACTGGTGTCAGTGCTGCGTCTATGGCTGCCGTCAAGAAGCCTGATCCAAACATGAAAG GTGCTGCCAATGAGGGAGTGCTGGCTAACTTCTTCAACAGTCTGCTGAGTAAAAAGACTGGGGCTCCTGGGAGCCCAGGGACTCCGGTCGGAGCTGGAGTACAAGGCTCTGCCAAGAAAACAG GGCAGAAGCCGGGTTTGACTGACGTCCAGGCAGAGTTGGACAGGATGACACGAAAGCAGGACTCCATGGTTTCATCGAACAACGTACCGCCGCCGGAGAGTGAAGCGTGA